One genomic region from Daphnia magna isolate NIES linkage group LG10, ASM2063170v1.1, whole genome shotgun sequence encodes:
- the LOC116931831 gene encoding AP2-associated protein kinase 1 isoform X2, with the protein MKKLFSKIETKIDPSQKESKGGQGLVGKVFQVGKQFSVTVEDIIAEGGFAIVFLVKAPNGSRYALKRMHVNNDHDLAACRREIQIVSTLNGHKNIIGYIDSSITQSSNGVYEVLLLMPFYKTHVLQLMNERLQTGFSEPEVMAIFCDMCEAVSRLHHCQTPIIHRDLKVENILFNDTGHYVLCDFGSATAKVLNPSTMGVVVVEEEIKKYTTLSYRSPEMVDLYMGKSITTKADIWALGCLLYKLCFFTLPFGESTLAIQNGQFNLPEGHRYSKSLISLIRYMLDPDSDRRPDIYQVSYAAFKLAGRGETPVVNLLHSVPLELDQLPTVDTRPAQVKPSTTPNIPTSRVMNNQPLVVEGGTTVTPRQRPKASSITSTLGQIPLPTNSMNPARRVLPTTTVEPTLVQPTVPANPISVQELFPSFPQDPFIETSQPSPVTISGQGYFNYGYGYPTAAANITTAPCCPQTSTATVSPQPASLPPSALTPVEFRETSQTQSADPLYSIDSRQETDIAQRSSISSSAPRLNPSAGRTASLDPPSSSVTPPASPTSHHRHRRNMSDTSAFTKSYADETNQFLKSFVPPPQVTGESFGHADTMKATADGTALVGHVAVWNPFDDPSPFCQLNEDHLFGAEFDKIRRGSQSSIVNVKSRESLVMNAPEAVAAAEDPFGAAPFRLPPVSKVNSAGNGSAAGQIVVEPAPAGILAAVTVTPPPPPPPFVRAPAEDRSKYEKLFCYGYSDAEDELDNQEGDAAIGGLRLDGRNSNGKETEEGASSTVGARLNKNSARQKLTDEDSIGSATDLKNCCSDEEADEQPKRRSRQNLDEESETISSSVYHGESDSVRMESGEPKASNSRRKPAGQVTSNMEDALVGHAFGERPLLADDELDDDSLHSGLPRAAVKTGRLPLVPLPFRIRNVEKKEFVTSEEDVFAKAPFKLPPKKNGNNSDITVHSVTALKEKRRLHRYENVPPLVDKRPHVAADLDHPVPILPLKSQDLFGLVPFTTLTPPSISGRKSGAEVIRHSHLAAGEIVRPCLDYHDDLCEPVIDVVGDDAGVSNLSFEDIGPEESSWNVN; encoded by the exons ATGAAGAAATTGTTCTCAAAAATTGAGACAAAGATTGACCCTTCCCAGAAGGAGTCTAAAGGTGGCCAGGGCCTTGTTGGAAAGGTCTTTCAAGTGGGAAAACAGTTTTCTGTAACTGTAGAAGACATTATAGCTGAAG GTGGCTTTGCAATTGTTTTTCTAGTTAAGGCACCAAATGGTAGTCGGTATGCTTTGAAGCGGATGCATGTCAACAATGACCATGACCTAGCTGCTTGTCGAAGAGAGATTCAAATTGTCTCTACATTAAATGGGCACAAGAATATTATTGGGTACATAGATTCAAGTATTACACAATCAAGCAATGGGGTCTATGAAGTGCTGCTCCTGATGCCATTTTACAAGACTCATGTCCTCCAGCTGATGAATGAGAGGCTGCAAACAGGCTTTTCAGAGCCAGAAGTTATGGCCATCTTTTGTGATATGTGTGAAGCAGTTTCCAGACTTCACCACTGTCAGACCCCCATCATCCATCGCGATCTAAAA GTAGAAAACATATTGTTCAACGATACTGGACATTACGTTCTATGTGACTTCGGATCAGCTACGGCCAAGGTTCTTAACCCATCCACAATGGGTGTGGTGGTAGTTGAGGAGGAAATTAAGAAATACACGACACTGTCATATAG GTCGCCTGAGATGGTAGATCTGTACATGGGAAAATCCATCACCACTAAAGCAGATATTTGGGCACTTGGCTGCCTCTTGTATAAGCTTTGCTTTTTCACACTGCCGTTTGGTGAATCAACACTAGCTATCCAGAACGGACAGTTTAATCTGCCTGAAGGCCATCGCTATTCCAAATCGCTAATTTCTCTTATACGCTACATGCTCGACCCCGATTCTGATCGCAGGCCTGACATTTATCAAGTCTCTTATGCCGCCTTTAAACTTGCCGGCAGAGGTGAAACTCCCGTCGTGAATCTACTCCACAGCGTGCCTCTCGAATTAGATCAACTTCCCACTGTTGACACGCGACCTGCTCAAGTTAAGCCATCTACCACACCGAATATACCAACCAGTAGGGTGATGAACAACCAGCCACTTGTTGTAGAAGGTGGAACTACCGTCACTCCTCGCCAAAGACCCAAGGCCTCATCCATCACAAGTACTCTTGGCCAAATCCCACTGCCTACCAATAGCATGAATCCTGCCCGACGCGTTTTGCCAACTACCACCGTTGAACCTACTCTTGTTCAGCCAACTGTACCAGCTAATCCAATTTCGGTACAAGAACTCTTTCCGTCTTTCCCGCAAGATCCTTTTATAGAAACATCCCAGCCTAGCCCGGTCACCATCTCTGGTCAAGGTTATTTCAACTATGGTTATGGCTATCCAACTGCAGCTGCGAATATAACAACAGCTCCTTGTTGCCCCCAAACTTCGACTGCAACTGTTTCACCACAACCAGCCAGCCTTCCCCCTTCCGCCTTGACACCGGTTGAGTTTCGAGAGACAAGCCAGACGCAATCGGCTGATCCATTGTACTCCATTGATTCACGACAAGAAACCGACATTGCTCAGCGCTCATCTATTAGTAGTAGCGCTCCTAGGTTGAATCCATCGGCTGGGCGGACAGCCTCGCTTGATCCTCCATCGTCGTCGGTGACCCCGCCTGCGTCACCGACCTCGCACCATAGACATCGCAGGAATATGAGCGACACTTCGGCTTTCACAAA GAGTTACGCTGACGAAACGAACCAGTTTCTTAAATCTTTCGTGCCTCCACCTCAAGTGACGGGTGAATCATTCGGACATGCTGACACGATGAAAGCAACTGCTGATGGAACGGCTCTAGTAGGCCATGTTGCCGTCTGGAACCCTTTTGACGACCCATCACCCTTTTGCCAGCTGAATGAAGATCACTTGTTTGGTGCTGAATTTGATAAAATCCGTCGAGGTTCGCAAAGCA GTATAGTCAATGTAAAAAGCAGGGAGAGTTTAGTTATGAATGCCCCAGAAGCTGTTGCTGCGGCAGAAGATCCATTTGGAGCGGCCCCTTTCCGCCTTCCACCAG TTTCCAAGGTTAACTCAGCTGGAAACGGGTCTGCAGCTGGACAGATAGTTGTGGAACCTGCGCCAGCTGGGATATTGGCGGCGGTGACAGTAACTCCACCGCCGCCACCTCCACCGTTTGTCCGAGCTCCAGCTGAGGACCGTTCCAAGTACGAGAAGCTGTTTTGTTACGGGTATTCTGACGCCGAAGATGAACTCGACAATCAAGAAGGTGATGCAGCAATCGGGGGATTGCGACTTGACGGTCGGAATTCTAACGGAAAGGAAACTGAAGAAGGTGCCAGCAGTACTGTTGGTGCACGGCTAAACAAGAACTCTGCACGACAAAAACTAACCGACGAAGACTCGATCGGTTCGGCAACTGATCTAAAGAATTGCTGTTCAGATGAGGAAGCAGACGAACAACCAAAgagacg ATCTCGACAAAATCTCGACGAAGAATCTGAAACGATTAGCTCATCCGTCTATCACGGAGAGAGCGATAGCGTCCGTATGGAGTCAGGCGAGCCCAAAGCTTCAAACAGCAGAAGAAAACCTGCCGGCCAAGTAACCTCTAACATGGAAGACGCTCTGGTTGGTCACGCCTTTGGAGAGCGACCCTTACTGGCCGACGATGAGCTGGACGATGACAGTCTTCATTCTGGATTGCCAAGAGCCGCGGTAAAAACAGGCCGGCTTCCTTTAGTGCCGCTGCCTTTCAG AATTCGCAATgtggagaaaaaagaatttgtcACATCGGAAGAAGATGTGTTTGCCAAAGCACCATTTAAGCTGCCACCCAAGAAAAACGGTAACAACAGTGACATAACTGTTCACTCTGTTACTGCTTTGAAAGAGAAACGTCGTCTACATCGTTACGAGAATGTACCGCCACTCGTCGACAAGAGACCTCACGTTGCAGCGGATCTAGACCATCCGGTGCCTATTTTACCATTAAAGAGTCAGGATCTTTTCGGTCTTGTTCCATTTACAACCTTAACACCACCGTCCATCAGTGGTAGAAAATCTGGAGCTGAAGTGATTCGTCATAGCCATTTGGCAGCTGGAGAAATAGTACGCCCCTGCTTAGACTACCATGATGATCTCTGCGAGCCGGTAATCGACGTGGTTGGTGATGACGCAGGCGTCAGTAACCTTAGCTTTGAAGATATTGGACCTGAAGAAAGTAGCTGGAATGTCAACTAG
- the LOC116931831 gene encoding AP2-associated protein kinase 1 isoform X1 yields MKKLFSKIETKIDPSQKESKGGQGLVGKVFQVGKQFSVTVEDIIAEGGFAIVFLVKAPNGSRYALKRMHVNNDHDLAACRREIQIVSTLNGHKNIIGYIDSSITQSSNGVYEVLLLMPFYKTHVLQLMNERLQTGFSEPEVMAIFCDMCEAVSRLHHCQTPIIHRDLKVENILFNDTGHYVLCDFGSATAKVLNPSTMGVVVVEEEIKKYTTLSYRSPEMVDLYMGKSITTKADIWALGCLLYKLCFFTLPFGESTLAIQNGQFNLPEGHRYSKSLISLIRYMLDPDSDRRPDIYQVSYAAFKLAGRGETPVVNLLHSVPLELDQLPTVDTRPAQVKPSTTPNIPTSRVMNNQPLVVEGGTTVTPRQRPKASSITSTLGQIPLPTNSMNPARRVLPTTTVEPTLVQPTVPANPISVQELFPSFPQDPFIETSQPSPVTISGQGYFNYGYGYPTAAANITTAPCCPQTSTATVSPQPASLPPSALTPVEFRETSQTQSADPLYSIDSRQETDIAQRSSISSSAPRLNPSAGRTASLDPPSSSVTPPASPTSHHRHRRNMSDTSAFTKSYADETNQFLKSFVPPPQVTGESFGHADTMKATADGTALVGHVAVWNPFDDPSPFCQLNEDHLFGAEFDKIRRGSQSSIVNVKSRESLVMNAPEAVAAAEDPFGAAPFRLPPGRKKLPVTVVDGVSKVNSAGNGSAAGQIVVEPAPAGILAAVTVTPPPPPPPFVRAPAEDRSKYEKLFCYGYSDAEDELDNQEGDAAIGGLRLDGRNSNGKETEEGASSTVGARLNKNSARQKLTDEDSIGSATDLKNCCSDEEADEQPKRRSRQNLDEESETISSSVYHGESDSVRMESGEPKASNSRRKPAGQVTSNMEDALVGHAFGERPLLADDELDDDSLHSGLPRAAVKTGRLPLVPLPFRIRNVEKKEFVTSEEDVFAKAPFKLPPKKNGNNSDITVHSVTALKEKRRLHRYENVPPLVDKRPHVAADLDHPVPILPLKSQDLFGLVPFTTLTPPSISGRKSGAEVIRHSHLAAGEIVRPCLDYHDDLCEPVIDVVGDDAGVSNLSFEDIGPEESSWNVN; encoded by the exons ATGAAGAAATTGTTCTCAAAAATTGAGACAAAGATTGACCCTTCCCAGAAGGAGTCTAAAGGTGGCCAGGGCCTTGTTGGAAAGGTCTTTCAAGTGGGAAAACAGTTTTCTGTAACTGTAGAAGACATTATAGCTGAAG GTGGCTTTGCAATTGTTTTTCTAGTTAAGGCACCAAATGGTAGTCGGTATGCTTTGAAGCGGATGCATGTCAACAATGACCATGACCTAGCTGCTTGTCGAAGAGAGATTCAAATTGTCTCTACATTAAATGGGCACAAGAATATTATTGGGTACATAGATTCAAGTATTACACAATCAAGCAATGGGGTCTATGAAGTGCTGCTCCTGATGCCATTTTACAAGACTCATGTCCTCCAGCTGATGAATGAGAGGCTGCAAACAGGCTTTTCAGAGCCAGAAGTTATGGCCATCTTTTGTGATATGTGTGAAGCAGTTTCCAGACTTCACCACTGTCAGACCCCCATCATCCATCGCGATCTAAAA GTAGAAAACATATTGTTCAACGATACTGGACATTACGTTCTATGTGACTTCGGATCAGCTACGGCCAAGGTTCTTAACCCATCCACAATGGGTGTGGTGGTAGTTGAGGAGGAAATTAAGAAATACACGACACTGTCATATAG GTCGCCTGAGATGGTAGATCTGTACATGGGAAAATCCATCACCACTAAAGCAGATATTTGGGCACTTGGCTGCCTCTTGTATAAGCTTTGCTTTTTCACACTGCCGTTTGGTGAATCAACACTAGCTATCCAGAACGGACAGTTTAATCTGCCTGAAGGCCATCGCTATTCCAAATCGCTAATTTCTCTTATACGCTACATGCTCGACCCCGATTCTGATCGCAGGCCTGACATTTATCAAGTCTCTTATGCCGCCTTTAAACTTGCCGGCAGAGGTGAAACTCCCGTCGTGAATCTACTCCACAGCGTGCCTCTCGAATTAGATCAACTTCCCACTGTTGACACGCGACCTGCTCAAGTTAAGCCATCTACCACACCGAATATACCAACCAGTAGGGTGATGAACAACCAGCCACTTGTTGTAGAAGGTGGAACTACCGTCACTCCTCGCCAAAGACCCAAGGCCTCATCCATCACAAGTACTCTTGGCCAAATCCCACTGCCTACCAATAGCATGAATCCTGCCCGACGCGTTTTGCCAACTACCACCGTTGAACCTACTCTTGTTCAGCCAACTGTACCAGCTAATCCAATTTCGGTACAAGAACTCTTTCCGTCTTTCCCGCAAGATCCTTTTATAGAAACATCCCAGCCTAGCCCGGTCACCATCTCTGGTCAAGGTTATTTCAACTATGGTTATGGCTATCCAACTGCAGCTGCGAATATAACAACAGCTCCTTGTTGCCCCCAAACTTCGACTGCAACTGTTTCACCACAACCAGCCAGCCTTCCCCCTTCCGCCTTGACACCGGTTGAGTTTCGAGAGACAAGCCAGACGCAATCGGCTGATCCATTGTACTCCATTGATTCACGACAAGAAACCGACATTGCTCAGCGCTCATCTATTAGTAGTAGCGCTCCTAGGTTGAATCCATCGGCTGGGCGGACAGCCTCGCTTGATCCTCCATCGTCGTCGGTGACCCCGCCTGCGTCACCGACCTCGCACCATAGACATCGCAGGAATATGAGCGACACTTCGGCTTTCACAAA GAGTTACGCTGACGAAACGAACCAGTTTCTTAAATCTTTCGTGCCTCCACCTCAAGTGACGGGTGAATCATTCGGACATGCTGACACGATGAAAGCAACTGCTGATGGAACGGCTCTAGTAGGCCATGTTGCCGTCTGGAACCCTTTTGACGACCCATCACCCTTTTGCCAGCTGAATGAAGATCACTTGTTTGGTGCTGAATTTGATAAAATCCGTCGAGGTTCGCAAAGCA GTATAGTCAATGTAAAAAGCAGGGAGAGTTTAGTTATGAATGCCCCAGAAGCTGTTGCTGCGGCAGAAGATCCATTTGGAGCGGCCCCTTTCCGCCTTCCACCAG GTCGAAAAAAGTTACCGGTGACGGTCGTTGATGGAG TTTCCAAGGTTAACTCAGCTGGAAACGGGTCTGCAGCTGGACAGATAGTTGTGGAACCTGCGCCAGCTGGGATATTGGCGGCGGTGACAGTAACTCCACCGCCGCCACCTCCACCGTTTGTCCGAGCTCCAGCTGAGGACCGTTCCAAGTACGAGAAGCTGTTTTGTTACGGGTATTCTGACGCCGAAGATGAACTCGACAATCAAGAAGGTGATGCAGCAATCGGGGGATTGCGACTTGACGGTCGGAATTCTAACGGAAAGGAAACTGAAGAAGGTGCCAGCAGTACTGTTGGTGCACGGCTAAACAAGAACTCTGCACGACAAAAACTAACCGACGAAGACTCGATCGGTTCGGCAACTGATCTAAAGAATTGCTGTTCAGATGAGGAAGCAGACGAACAACCAAAgagacg ATCTCGACAAAATCTCGACGAAGAATCTGAAACGATTAGCTCATCCGTCTATCACGGAGAGAGCGATAGCGTCCGTATGGAGTCAGGCGAGCCCAAAGCTTCAAACAGCAGAAGAAAACCTGCCGGCCAAGTAACCTCTAACATGGAAGACGCTCTGGTTGGTCACGCCTTTGGAGAGCGACCCTTACTGGCCGACGATGAGCTGGACGATGACAGTCTTCATTCTGGATTGCCAAGAGCCGCGGTAAAAACAGGCCGGCTTCCTTTAGTGCCGCTGCCTTTCAG AATTCGCAATgtggagaaaaaagaatttgtcACATCGGAAGAAGATGTGTTTGCCAAAGCACCATTTAAGCTGCCACCCAAGAAAAACGGTAACAACAGTGACATAACTGTTCACTCTGTTACTGCTTTGAAAGAGAAACGTCGTCTACATCGTTACGAGAATGTACCGCCACTCGTCGACAAGAGACCTCACGTTGCAGCGGATCTAGACCATCCGGTGCCTATTTTACCATTAAAGAGTCAGGATCTTTTCGGTCTTGTTCCATTTACAACCTTAACACCACCGTCCATCAGTGGTAGAAAATCTGGAGCTGAAGTGATTCGTCATAGCCATTTGGCAGCTGGAGAAATAGTACGCCCCTGCTTAGACTACCATGATGATCTCTGCGAGCCGGTAATCGACGTGGTTGGTGATGACGCAGGCGTCAGTAACCTTAGCTTTGAAGATATTGGACCTGAAGAAAGTAGCTGGAATGTCAACTAG
- the LOC116931834 gene encoding GPN-loop GTPase 3: MRYAQIVIGPAGSGKSTYCAEIQRHGQATRRNIHIVNLDPAAEAFDYKPEIDIRDLIHVDDAMEDEEMHFGPNGGLVFCMEFLLENLPWLEDQLGDDDDDYYIFDCPGQIELYTHLNVMKKLMEALESWNFRLCAVFLLDSHFMVNSASFISGAMAALSAMTCLEVSFVNVLSKIDLLSRESRKQLDRFLEPDAKDLCADESSPIYSKWRERHRYLTEAIGRVLEDYSLVKFVPLNIRDEESLANILFTVDNCIQYGEDRDVKMEDFDPPEDEEEGNDDGYEEGRG; encoded by the exons ATGAGATATGCCCAGATTGTTATTGGTCCAGCCGGTAGTGGAAAG TCTACATACTGTGCTGAGATCCAGCGACATGGACAAGCCACCCGACGAAATATACACATTGTCAATTTGGATCCTGCAGCTGAGGCCTTTGATTACAAGCCGGAGATCGATATCCGTGATCTTATCCACGTCGATGACGCGATGGAAGACGAAGAAATGCATTTTGGACCAAATGGCGGTCTCGTTTTTTGCATGGAGTTCCTTCTAGAGAACTTACCGTGGCTAGAGGATCAACTTGGAGATGATGACGATGACTATTATATTTTCGATTGCCCTGGCCAAATTGAGTTATATACGCACCTAAACGTTATGAAGAAACTGATGGAGGCATTAGAATCGTGGAACTTCAGATTGTGCGCTGTGTTCCTCTTAGATAGTCATTTTATGGTAAATTCTGCATCGTTCATATCAGGAGCGATGGCAGCTCTAAGTGCAATGACCTGCCTTGAAGTATCTTTTGTTAATGTTCTGAGCAAAATTGATCTACTCAGCAGAGAAAGCCGAAAGCAGTTAGATAG GTTTTTGGAGCCAGACGCAAAAGATTTGTGCGCAGATGAATCATCTCCGATTTATTCAAAATGGCGAGAACGGCATCGATATCTTACGGAAGCGATTGGCCGGGTTTTGGAGGATTACTCTCTAGTCAAGTTCGTACCCCTTAACATTAGAGACGAAGAAAGTCTTGCGAACATTTTGTTCACGGTAGACAACTGCATTCAATATGGAGAAGACAG GGATGTTAAAATGGAAGATTTCGATCCTCCCGAGGACGAAGAAGAGGGCAATGATGATGGTTACGAAGAAGGAAGGggataa
- the LOC116931833 gene encoding GPN-loop GTPase 1 isoform X2, protein MATAKTEEDDAVAGTNLLERHKKPVCLIVLGMAGSGKTTFVQQLTSRLHARNKPPYVINLDPACREVPYPVNIDIRDTVNYKEVMKQYSLGPNGGIVTSLNLFATKFDQVIKLVEKRSANTDLAIFDTPGQIEVFTWSASGTIITETLAALFPTVVVYVIDVVRSVSPVTFMSNMLYACSILYKLRLPFIVVMNKIDVVKHDYALEWMTDFDAFELALSSDSSYNANLSRSLSLTLDEFYKDLTTVGFSAVTGEGFDEFLAAVDAAVIEYETDYCPEHDRLQKLQAEARSKDKTRQKDKFESDFQESSRKLGITTGRYVSQSNEILLRSHAIGGESSSDDDEREGRPGDDDEDDRVGHQSFRNFLEEQKKKQQSKSNSASS, encoded by the exons ATGGCGACAgcaaaaacagaagaagatgATGCCGTAGCTGGTACAAATTTGCTGGAGAGGCATAAAAAACCAGTCTGTTTAATTGTTTTGGGAATGGCTGGCTCGGGGAAAACGACATTTGTCCAACAGCTGACATCTCGCTTGCATGCGAGAAACAAGCCACCTTATGTGATTAATTTAGATCCAGCTTGCAGAGAAGTGCCTTATCCAGTTAACATTGACATAAGAGACACAGTCAATTATAAG GAAGTAATGAAGCAATACTCGCTTGGCCCTAATGGGGGCATTGTTACTTCATTAAATCTGTTTGCAACCAAATTTGATCAAGTTATTAAGCTGGTTGAGAAAAGATCTGCCAATACAGACCTAGCTATTTTTGATACACCAGGGCAGATTGAAGTTTTCACCTGGTCAGCTTCTGGAACCATTATCACAGAAACATTAGCTGCTCTCTTCCCAACAGTGGTGGTCTATGTCATAGATGTTGTTAGAAGTGTCAGTCCTGTAACATTTATGTCAAATATGCTTTATGCATGCTCCATTCTCTACAAACTGAGACTTCCATTTATTGTAGTCATGAACAAG attGATGTTGTGAAACATGACTATGCCCTAGAATGGATGACGGACTTCGACGCATTTGAATTGGCTTTGAGCAGTGATAGCAGCTACAATGCTAATCTATCGCGGTCACTGTCTTTGACTTTAGATGAATTCTATAAGGATCTCACTACCGTCGGATTTTCTGCTGTGACTGGAGAAGGATTCGATGAATTTCTTGCAGCAGTCGATGCCGCCGTTATCGAATACGAAAC gGATTACTGTCCAGAACATGATCGATTACAGAAACTTCAAGCCGAAGCGCGTTCCAAAGACAAGACTCGCCAAAAAGATAAGTTTGAAAGTGATTTCCAGGAATCAAGTCGGAAGCTGGGGATTACCACTGGACGATATGTCAGCCAAAGTAATGAGATACTCTTACGGAGCCACGCGATAGGTGGAGAGTCTAGTAGTGATGATGACGAGCGGGAGGGACGTCCTGGAGACGACGATG AAGATGACAGAGTTGGTCATCAATCGTTCCGTAATTTTTTGgaagaacaaaagaagaagcagCAGTCGAAGTCGAATAGCGCTTCGTCGTGA
- the LOC116931833 gene encoding GPN-loop GTPase 1 isoform X1 has product MATAKTEEDDAVAGTNLLERHKKPVCLIVLGMAGSGKTTFVQQLTSRLHARNKPPYVINLDPACREVPYPVNIDIRDTVNYKEVMKQYSLGPNGGIVTSLNLFATKFDQVIKLVEKRSANTDLAIFDTPGQIEVFTWSASGTIITETLAALFPTVVVYVIDVVRSVSPVTFMSNMLYACSILYKLRLPFIVVMNKIDVVKHDYALEWMTDFDAFELALSSDSSYNANLSRSLSLTLDEFYKDLTTVGFSAVTGEGFDEFLAAVDAAVIEYETDYCPEHDRLQKLQAEARSKDKTRQKDKFESDFQESSRKLGITTGRYVSQSNEILLRSHAIGGESSSDDDEREGRPGDDDEEDDRVGHQSFRNFLEEQKKKQQSKSNSASS; this is encoded by the exons ATGGCGACAgcaaaaacagaagaagatgATGCCGTAGCTGGTACAAATTTGCTGGAGAGGCATAAAAAACCAGTCTGTTTAATTGTTTTGGGAATGGCTGGCTCGGGGAAAACGACATTTGTCCAACAGCTGACATCTCGCTTGCATGCGAGAAACAAGCCACCTTATGTGATTAATTTAGATCCAGCTTGCAGAGAAGTGCCTTATCCAGTTAACATTGACATAAGAGACACAGTCAATTATAAG GAAGTAATGAAGCAATACTCGCTTGGCCCTAATGGGGGCATTGTTACTTCATTAAATCTGTTTGCAACCAAATTTGATCAAGTTATTAAGCTGGTTGAGAAAAGATCTGCCAATACAGACCTAGCTATTTTTGATACACCAGGGCAGATTGAAGTTTTCACCTGGTCAGCTTCTGGAACCATTATCACAGAAACATTAGCTGCTCTCTTCCCAACAGTGGTGGTCTATGTCATAGATGTTGTTAGAAGTGTCAGTCCTGTAACATTTATGTCAAATATGCTTTATGCATGCTCCATTCTCTACAAACTGAGACTTCCATTTATTGTAGTCATGAACAAG attGATGTTGTGAAACATGACTATGCCCTAGAATGGATGACGGACTTCGACGCATTTGAATTGGCTTTGAGCAGTGATAGCAGCTACAATGCTAATCTATCGCGGTCACTGTCTTTGACTTTAGATGAATTCTATAAGGATCTCACTACCGTCGGATTTTCTGCTGTGACTGGAGAAGGATTCGATGAATTTCTTGCAGCAGTCGATGCCGCCGTTATCGAATACGAAAC gGATTACTGTCCAGAACATGATCGATTACAGAAACTTCAAGCCGAAGCGCGTTCCAAAGACAAGACTCGCCAAAAAGATAAGTTTGAAAGTGATTTCCAGGAATCAAGTCGGAAGCTGGGGATTACCACTGGACGATATGTCAGCCAAAGTAATGAGATACTCTTACGGAGCCACGCGATAGGTGGAGAGTCTAGTAGTGATGATGACGAGCGGGAGGGACGTCCTGGAGACGACGATG AAGAAGATGACAGAGTTGGTCATCAATCGTTCCGTAATTTTTTGgaagaacaaaagaagaagcagCAGTCGAAGTCGAATAGCGCTTCGTCGTGA
- the LOC116931835 gene encoding uncharacterized protein C1orf131 homolog, whose translation MALTLSDSEEDSFYDGEDDEMSDDDVCQPKPTEDQQCHEPKLNKHLQQLQNRLGLKDLKNKLAATQSSTLPDPPVGNPEPLIVVYNDPRKRKKLKTKPMPSNSTNELGDNLPEPEEFNLIKAKHDVKKFTIKALKKSSKNQAQIALAVSLGALPPKPMATNYKLLQHSKKKEAARQKRLKDNEHIFATKLRLTNKKKGPRRDKNKVVNFDARFGKYGPGLKKQMKDAKKKKN comes from the exons ATGGCCCTTACACTTTCAGATTCGGAAGAAGACTCCTTTTACGACGGTGAAGATGATGAGATGTCTGATGATGATGTATGTCAACCTAAGCCTACAGAGGACCAACAATGTCACGAGCCAAAGTTGAACAAGCATCTCCAACAACTTCAAAATCGATTGg GTCTAAAGGAtctaaaaaacaaacttgcagcTACACAAAGTAGTACACTGCCTGATCCTCCAGTTGGCAACCCAGAACCCCTTATTGTTGTATATAATGATCCTCGAAAACGGAAGAAGCTGAAAACAAAACCAATGCCATCAAATAGTACAAATGAACTAGGAGATAATCTTCCAGAACCTGAAGAATTCAATCTCATTAAGGCAAAACATGATGTTAAAAAGTTTACAATTAAAGCTTTAAAAAAGTCAAGCAAGAACCAAGCTCAAATAGCCCTTGCAGTGTCTCTGGGAGCTTTGCCTCCAAAGCCAATGGCCACTAACTACAAATTGTTGCAACATTCTAAGAAAAAAGAGGCAGCAAGACAGAAAAGGCTGAAAGACAATGAGCATATCTTTGCCACTAAATTGCgattaacaaataaaaagaaaggaccCAGGAGGGACAAAAATAAGGTGGTCAACTTTGATGCCAGATTTGGAAAATATGGCCCAGGGCTTAAAAAGCAAATgaaagatgcaaaaaaaaagaaaaattga